A genome region from Nitrospira sp. includes the following:
- the gltB gene encoding glutamate synthase large subunit, translating to MNIPGLPPKQGLYDPQHEKDACGVGFVVDIKGHKSHLIVQQGLQVLENLAHRAAQGCDPCTGDGVGILLQVPHEFFKRVTKDVGIKLPGAGEYGVGMLFLPPDADARKQCETVFARVIKEEGAKLLGWRDVPVKSDAIGEVARTTEPFMRQVFIARGIFTDEEFERRLYVIRKCVERAIRESAIEGRNYFYISSLSSNTIVYKGLLLPHQMPQYYQDLTDNSLTSALALVHARFSTNTFPTWPLAHPYRYIGHNGEINTLKGNVNWMRARQGRLNSELFGEDMKKLFPIVYENQSDSASLDNALEFLVLGGRSLPHAMMMLIPEPWVANPQMDLDRRGFYEYHAAMQEPWDGPAAVCFTDGKLIGATLDRNGLRPCRYQVTTDGLVVLASEAGVLPMDPQRIRQKGRLMPGRMFLVDTEQGRIIDDEEVKADIVRRKPYRSWVTEHRISLDELPDPINVPQPDHPTIRQRQQVFGYTVEELKMVITPMVVEGQEAISSMGTDTPLAVLSERPQLLFKYFKQLFAQVTNPPIDPIREELVMSLTTSIGPKPNLMDEHPESARRIRVKQPILTNADLHKIREIADPHFKSKTLKMLFRVAEGPEGLGAAVDDLCRQASQAIREGYKFLILSDRGVNADYAPIPSLLGVAAVHHHLVRECTRTEVGLTVETGEPRDVHHFACLIGFGAGTVNPYLVFESLVDLERDGYFPEGLDAPTAEGKFIKAINKGLLKIFSKMGISTVQSYCGAQIFEAIGLNRELIDRYFTGTPSRIEGISIQEIGEESLRRHRVAYEPVPIRQLDFGGEIHYRIQGEHHNWNPDTIYKLQHATRNNDPKTFAEFSQLVNDESRHRSNLRGLLEFKYLPEAISLDEVEPAKEIVKRFTTGAMSFGSISKEAHETLAIAMNRLGAKSNTGEGGEDPERFAPLPNGDSRNSYIKQVASARFGVTSHYLVNAKELQIKMAQGAKPGEGGQLPGHKVDENIARLRYSTPGVQLISPPPHHDIYSIEDLAQLIFDLKNANSDAAVSVKLVSEVGVGTVAAGVAKAHADKVLISGDSGGTGASPLSSIKYAGVPWELGLAETHQTLVLNDLRGRIRVETDGQMKTGRDVAIAALLGAEEYGFATAPLIIEGCIMMRKCHLNTCPVGIATQDPVLRKKFTGQPEHVVNFFFFIAEELRQIMAKLGFRTINEMVGRVDKLKIHKAVDHWKAKGLDLTPLLKMPEVGPEVSRYCVQKQDHGIAEILDRTLIEQCRPAIDRGEKITLDLPIRNLNRTVGTMLSSQIAKKYGLEGLPSDTITIKFNGTAGQSFGAFLSRGITLILEGESNDYIGKGLSGGKIIVFPPKNAIYTPEETILVGNTSLYGGTQGEAYFYGMAGERFAVRNSGVRAVVEGTGDHGCEYMTGGVVAVLGRTGRNFAAGMSGGVAFVLNELDKFQSRCNLGMVELEQVTSDDDKKLLHEMITSHFMYTGSRNAKRILDGWDAMLPKFVKVMPIDYKRVLAERKSAAAKIVK from the coding sequence ATGAATATACCGGGGCTTCCTCCCAAACAGGGGTTATACGATCCTCAGCACGAGAAAGATGCGTGCGGGGTCGGCTTCGTCGTCGACATCAAGGGGCACAAGTCGCACCTGATCGTGCAACAGGGGCTGCAGGTGTTGGAGAATCTCGCGCACCGCGCAGCGCAAGGCTGTGATCCGTGCACCGGTGACGGAGTCGGTATTTTACTGCAAGTCCCGCACGAGTTCTTCAAACGCGTGACGAAGGATGTCGGAATCAAGTTGCCCGGCGCGGGAGAATATGGCGTGGGCATGCTGTTTTTGCCGCCGGATGCCGACGCCAGAAAACAGTGCGAGACCGTGTTTGCCCGCGTGATCAAGGAAGAAGGCGCCAAGCTTCTCGGCTGGCGTGATGTGCCCGTCAAGAGTGACGCGATCGGAGAGGTGGCGCGCACCACTGAGCCCTTTATGCGGCAGGTGTTCATCGCTCGTGGCATCTTCACGGACGAGGAATTTGAGCGACGGTTATACGTCATTCGAAAGTGTGTCGAACGGGCCATCCGCGAATCCGCGATCGAAGGGCGGAACTATTTTTATATCTCCAGTCTATCCAGCAACACCATCGTCTATAAGGGGCTACTGCTCCCGCATCAGATGCCGCAGTATTACCAGGACCTGACCGACAACAGTCTCACGAGCGCCTTGGCCCTCGTGCACGCGCGGTTCAGCACGAATACCTTCCCGACTTGGCCGCTGGCCCATCCCTATCGCTACATTGGCCACAACGGTGAAATCAATACGTTGAAGGGCAATGTGAATTGGATGCGCGCGCGGCAGGGGCGGCTGAATTCCGAGCTGTTCGGCGAGGACATGAAGAAGTTGTTTCCGATTGTCTACGAGAATCAGAGCGATTCGGCCAGCCTGGACAATGCGCTGGAGTTTCTGGTGCTCGGTGGGCGGTCGTTACCGCACGCCATGATGATGCTGATCCCGGAACCCTGGGTGGCAAATCCGCAAATGGACTTGGATCGCCGCGGATTCTATGAGTACCACGCCGCGATGCAGGAACCCTGGGACGGACCGGCGGCGGTCTGTTTCACCGACGGCAAACTGATCGGCGCGACGCTGGACCGCAACGGACTGCGCCCCTGCCGCTACCAGGTGACCACCGACGGGTTAGTCGTACTGGCCTCGGAAGCCGGTGTGTTGCCGATGGACCCCCAGCGCATTCGCCAGAAGGGCCGCTTGATGCCGGGCCGCATGTTCCTGGTCGACACCGAGCAAGGCCGCATCATCGACGACGAGGAAGTCAAAGCCGATATTGTGCGCCGCAAGCCTTATCGGTCGTGGGTCACGGAGCATCGGATTTCACTGGATGAGTTGCCGGACCCGATCAATGTTCCGCAGCCTGATCATCCCACGATCCGGCAGCGTCAGCAGGTCTTTGGCTACACCGTCGAAGAATTGAAGATGGTCATCACCCCGATGGTGGTGGAAGGGCAGGAAGCGATTTCCTCGATGGGCACGGACACGCCGTTGGCGGTGTTGTCGGAGCGGCCGCAACTCCTGTTCAAATACTTCAAGCAACTGTTTGCGCAGGTCACGAACCCGCCGATCGATCCGATCCGCGAAGAGCTCGTGATGTCACTCACGACCAGCATCGGCCCGAAGCCTAACCTGATGGATGAGCATCCGGAATCTGCCCGGCGCATCCGGGTAAAGCAGCCGATCCTGACGAATGCCGATCTGCACAAGATTCGGGAGATCGCCGATCCGCATTTCAAAAGTAAAACATTAAAGATGCTGTTCCGCGTCGCCGAAGGTCCGGAAGGGTTGGGGGCCGCGGTGGACGATCTCTGCCGCCAGGCTTCGCAGGCGATTCGCGAAGGATACAAGTTCCTCATTCTCAGCGACCGCGGGGTGAATGCGGACTACGCCCCGATTCCGAGTCTGCTCGGCGTCGCGGCGGTGCACCATCACCTGGTGCGGGAATGCACGAGGACTGAAGTGGGCCTGACGGTGGAAACCGGTGAGCCGCGCGACGTCCATCACTTCGCCTGCCTGATCGGTTTCGGCGCCGGAACGGTCAATCCCTATCTGGTGTTCGAGTCGTTGGTGGACCTGGAGCGAGACGGCTATTTCCCCGAGGGCCTGGACGCGCCGACCGCGGAAGGCAAGTTCATCAAAGCCATTAACAAAGGTTTGCTCAAGATCTTCTCGAAGATGGGCATCTCCACGGTGCAGTCTTACTGTGGCGCCCAAATCTTTGAAGCGATCGGGCTCAATCGCGAATTAATCGACCGCTATTTCACCGGGACGCCGTCGCGGATCGAAGGCATCAGTATCCAGGAAATCGGCGAAGAGTCGTTGCGCCGCCATCGTGTGGCCTATGAACCGGTTCCCATTCGGCAGTTAGATTTCGGCGGCGAGATTCACTACCGGATTCAAGGTGAACATCACAACTGGAACCCGGATACCATCTACAAACTTCAGCATGCGACCAGAAACAACGATCCCAAGACGTTTGCCGAGTTTTCACAGCTGGTGAACGACGAGAGCAGGCACCGGTCGAACCTGCGGGGTTTGTTGGAGTTCAAGTATCTGCCCGAGGCGATTTCGCTCGACGAAGTGGAGCCGGCCAAGGAAATCGTGAAGCGGTTCACGACTGGTGCGATGTCCTTTGGATCGATCAGCAAAGAAGCCCATGAGACGCTGGCGATTGCGATGAATCGCCTGGGGGCAAAGAGCAATACCGGAGAGGGCGGTGAAGATCCGGAACGGTTTGCGCCGCTCCCGAACGGCGATTCGAGAAACAGCTATATCAAGCAGGTGGCCTCGGCACGGTTCGGAGTCACGAGCCACTACCTCGTGAATGCCAAGGAGCTTCAAATCAAGATGGCGCAGGGGGCCAAGCCGGGTGAAGGCGGGCAACTCCCCGGTCACAAAGTGGATGAGAACATTGCACGGTTGCGGTATTCAACACCGGGCGTGCAGCTCATTTCTCCGCCGCCGCATCATGACATTTATTCGATCGAAGACCTGGCGCAGTTGATCTTCGACTTGAAGAATGCGAATTCGGATGCGGCCGTCTCGGTCAAGCTGGTCTCCGAAGTGGGCGTCGGCACAGTGGCCGCCGGTGTGGCGAAGGCTCATGCGGACAAGGTGTTGATCAGCGGCGATTCGGGAGGGACCGGAGCCTCTCCGCTCTCGTCCATCAAGTATGCCGGTGTGCCCTGGGAGTTGGGATTGGCGGAAACGCATCAGACGCTGGTCCTCAACGACCTGCGCGGCCGGATCCGTGTCGAAACCGACGGCCAGATGAAGACCGGGCGCGATGTGGCCATTGCTGCGCTGCTGGGCGCAGAAGAATATGGGTTTGCAACGGCCCCGCTCATCATCGAAGGCTGCATCATGATGCGGAAGTGCCATCTCAATACCTGTCCTGTCGGCATTGCCACGCAGGATCCGGTGTTGCGCAAAAAGTTCACGGGCCAGCCGGAACATGTCGTCAATTTCTTCTTCTTCATTGCGGAAGAGTTGCGACAGATCATGGCCAAGCTGGGATTCCGGACCATCAACGAGATGGTCGGTCGTGTCGATAAGCTCAAGATTCACAAGGCCGTTGACCATTGGAAAGCCAAGGGCCTGGATCTGACGCCGTTGCTCAAGATGCCGGAAGTCGGCCCGGAGGTTTCTCGCTACTGCGTGCAGAAGCAGGATCATGGGATTGCGGAGATTCTGGACCGGACGCTCATTGAGCAGTGTCGGCCAGCGATCGATCGCGGCGAAAAGATCACACTTGACCTGCCGATCAGGAATTTGAATCGCACGGTCGGCACGATGCTCTCCAGCCAGATCGCGAAGAAGTACGGGTTGGAAGGCCTGCCTTCCGATACGATCACGATCAAGTTTAACGGGACAGCCGGCCAATCGTTCGGCGCGTTTCTCTCGCGCGGGATCACGCTGATCCTTGAAGGCGAGTCGAACGACTATATCGGCAAGGGTCTGTCCGGCGGCAAGATCATCGTCTTCCCGCCGAAGAACGCCATTTACACACCGGAAGAAACGATTCTCGTCGGCAATACCTCGCTGTACGGTGGTACGCAGGGCGAAGCCTATTTCTACGGCATGGCCGGGGAACGCTTTGCGGTACGAAACAGCGGCGTGCGGGCGGTCGTCGAAGGGACCGGCGATCATGGGTGCGAATACATGACCGGCGGGGTCGTGGCGGTGCTGGGGCGGACGGGCAGGAATTTCGCTGCGGGGATGTCCGGTGGCGTCGCGTTTGTGCTGAATGAGCTGGATAAATTCCAGTCGCGCTGTAACCTGGGTATGGTGGAATTGGAACAGGTCACGAGCGATGACGACAAGAAGTTGCTGCACGAGATGATCACCTCCCACTTCATGTACACGGGCAGTCGGAATGCCAAGCGTATCCTGGATGGCTGGGACGCGATGCTGCCGAAGTTTGTGAAGGTGATGCCGATCGACTACAAGCGTGTGCTGGCCGAACGGAAATCGGCAGCGGCCAAAATAGTTAAGTAA
- a CDS encoding polyprenyl synthetase family protein has protein sequence MSNGPTTLTLHSMADVWDVYREELEGVEEQIRKNLDSSVALVNTVAAHILNSGGKRVRPLFVLLSAHLCGYAGQDHHALGSLVEFIHTATLLHDDVVDDADLRRGRRTASKVWGNQISILVGDYLYSRAICQIVDFRNQGINEALSEACRKMAEGEVLQLYYNGNPLMPEPEYLRIIEHKTAGLIAASCKIGAIVGGATEELQEALFRFGQRLGIAFQLADDTLDYTANGEHLGKTLGQDLRQGKATLPLLHLLQHCSEPDRQLIKDRMETRTLTDEELRRIVGLMQEYGSIAYAMERARAFVAAAKRDLDLFHDNTAKRALSIAADYMVTRDR, from the coding sequence ATGTCGAACGGACCGACCACCCTCACGCTCCACAGCATGGCCGATGTGTGGGACGTGTATCGCGAAGAACTGGAGGGGGTCGAAGAACAGATCCGGAAAAATCTCGACTCCAGCGTTGCCCTCGTCAACACCGTCGCCGCCCACATCTTGAACAGCGGCGGCAAACGCGTCCGCCCCCTCTTCGTGCTCCTCAGCGCCCATCTCTGCGGCTACGCCGGGCAAGACCATCACGCACTCGGAAGCCTGGTTGAATTCATCCATACCGCCACCCTGCTGCACGACGACGTCGTCGACGACGCCGACCTGCGCCGGGGTCGCCGGACCGCGAGCAAAGTCTGGGGCAATCAAATCAGCATTCTCGTGGGCGACTATCTCTATTCGCGCGCGATCTGCCAGATCGTCGACTTCCGCAATCAAGGCATCAACGAGGCGCTCTCGGAAGCCTGCCGCAAGATGGCCGAAGGCGAAGTCCTGCAACTCTACTACAACGGCAATCCGCTGATGCCGGAACCGGAATATCTCCGCATCATCGAACATAAAACCGCTGGATTGATTGCGGCGTCCTGTAAAATCGGCGCGATCGTCGGTGGAGCGACGGAAGAGTTACAAGAAGCGCTGTTCCGGTTCGGACAGCGGCTGGGCATTGCGTTCCAATTGGCGGACGATACGCTGGACTATACCGCCAACGGTGAACACCTGGGCAAGACACTCGGGCAGGACCTGCGGCAAGGCAAAGCGACCCTGCCGCTGTTGCACCTCCTGCAGCACTGCTCGGAGCCGGATCGGCAGTTGATCAAGGATCGCATGGAGACTCGTACCTTGACGGACGAGGAACTCCGCCGCATCGTCGGCTTGATGCAGGAGTATGGGTCCATCGCCTACGCCATGGAGCGGGCACGCGCGTTCGTCGCCGCCGCCAAACGCGATCTCGACCTGTTCCACGACAACACCGCTAAGCGCGCCCTGTCCATCGCCGCCGATTACATGGTGACTCGCGACCGCTGA
- a CDS encoding DUF1015 domain-containing protein, with protein sequence MAHVIPFHGTLYNPSTVGDVRQVVAPPYDIIDATLQKTLHDRHANNVIRLELGYEQPGDTPSDNKYLRAAGALKAWLKSGALRRDDKPTIYYHTIEYQPPYSAPGTPTKVFKGFLSTVELEEFGSGKIYPHENTRAAAKTDRLNLLEACRANFSAIISLYSDPQNDVLTLIEQSIAADKPRIDFQDDVGFRQRLWSVTDPAVLAKVVEIMHTKQLFIADGHHRYETALNYRRARRQQAGAPSSPQPYDNVLMLFASLEDKGLTVLPTHRVLTTAVPAPKDVLRVLDPIFEVTALPFQAGTETQVRGQFIETLRSRGQSAPMFGLALKNDPQYYLLTLRAAHRPSATASPRDRLDVSLLQQHVVATLCPTQQEQEAMLYSKDDHEALNWVRQGTGTAALLLNPTKVAEVKAVASAGERMPHKSTYFFPKPLTGLVMNVMEG encoded by the coding sequence ATGGCACACGTCATTCCCTTTCACGGCACACTCTACAATCCTTCGACCGTCGGCGACGTCCGCCAGGTGGTCGCCCCGCCCTACGATATTATCGATGCGACGCTGCAGAAGACCTTGCATGATCGCCATGCGAACAACGTCATTCGCCTGGAACTCGGTTATGAACAGCCGGGTGATACCCCCAGCGACAATAAATACCTCCGCGCTGCGGGCGCGCTCAAAGCATGGTTGAAGTCCGGCGCCTTGCGTCGAGACGACAAGCCGACCATCTACTACCACACCATCGAATACCAACCGCCCTATTCGGCACCCGGAACACCGACCAAAGTCTTCAAAGGCTTTCTTTCAACGGTTGAATTGGAAGAATTCGGCTCGGGCAAGATTTACCCGCACGAGAATACGCGCGCCGCGGCGAAAACCGACCGGCTCAATCTGCTCGAAGCCTGCCGCGCAAACTTCAGCGCCATCATTTCGCTTTATTCGGATCCCCAGAACGACGTGCTCACGTTGATCGAACAGTCGATCGCCGCCGACAAACCACGCATCGACTTTCAGGACGACGTGGGCTTCCGCCAGCGGCTGTGGAGCGTGACCGATCCGGCGGTGCTCGCCAAGGTCGTCGAGATCATGCACACCAAGCAACTGTTCATCGCCGACGGCCATCATCGGTATGAAACCGCCCTCAACTATCGCCGCGCGCGACGCCAACAGGCCGGCGCACCATCGTCCCCCCAGCCGTACGACAACGTCTTGATGCTGTTCGCCAGCCTGGAGGACAAGGGGCTGACCGTCCTGCCGACACACCGCGTACTCACGACCGCGGTTCCGGCCCCGAAAGATGTGCTCCGCGTGCTGGACCCAATCTTCGAAGTCACGGCGCTCCCCTTTCAAGCCGGTACCGAGACACAGGTCCGGGGGCAGTTTATCGAAACCCTGCGCAGCCGAGGACAGTCCGCGCCGATGTTCGGGCTGGCACTGAAGAATGATCCTCAGTACTACTTGCTGACCCTGCGCGCCGCCCATCGCCCCTCGGCCACGGCGTCACCGCGCGATCGGCTCGACGTGTCCCTACTGCAGCAGCACGTGGTCGCCACACTCTGCCCCACGCAGCAGGAACAGGAAGCGATGCTGTATTCGAAAGACGATCACGAAGCCCTGAATTGGGTGCGCCAAGGAACCGGTACCGCCGCATTGCTCTTGAACCCGACCAAAGTCGCTGAAGTGAAAGCCGTGGCCTCGGCGGGTGAACGGATGCCGCACAAATCGACCTACTTCTTCCCCAAACCGCTCACCGGATTGGTCATGAATGTAATGGAAGGCTAG
- a CDS encoding phosphotransferase, which produces MTTTNPAAPAAPLAPPDPARIAQTVATTLPFRGEVAGLTPLAGDASNRRYFRIALKGTPSALILMQLADPEGFKKSEEAVSGASVQIAELPFTNVLTHLQRTGVTVPQLHYYDREAGLLYLEDFGDLTLAEACRDVDRARLVALYCQAIDQLVLLQVKGTNPPAPGCIAFHRRFDVPLLMWEFDHFLEYGITARIGRPMKPEDERAIRSEFQRIAELLAGQPQVFVHRDYHSRNLMVDGSRLGIIDFQDALMGPATYDLASLLKDAYIELDDAVVDGLVDHFLDGLAGHGQGWTDRASFRRLFDFTSIQRNLKAAGRFVYIDQVKHNPKFLADIPRVLGYVKRNLSKYPELAALRQHVAPYVAELQQA; this is translated from the coding sequence ATGACAACAACAAATCCAGCCGCTCCCGCGGCACCGCTCGCACCCCCTGATCCTGCACGCATCGCCCAAACCGTTGCAACCACGCTGCCGTTTCGCGGCGAGGTGGCCGGCTTGACTCCGCTCGCCGGCGATGCATCGAATCGCCGGTATTTCCGGATCGCCCTGAAGGGCACGCCCTCGGCGTTGATCCTCATGCAATTGGCCGATCCGGAAGGGTTCAAGAAATCGGAAGAAGCTGTCAGCGGCGCGTCCGTCCAGATTGCGGAACTGCCCTTTACCAACGTGCTCACGCATCTGCAGCGCACCGGTGTCACTGTCCCGCAGTTGCACTACTACGATCGCGAAGCCGGTCTCCTGTACTTAGAGGATTTCGGGGATCTGACGTTGGCGGAAGCCTGCCGTGATGTGGATCGCGCCCGATTGGTGGCGCTCTATTGTCAGGCGATCGATCAATTGGTCTTGCTTCAAGTGAAGGGGACGAATCCACCCGCGCCCGGCTGTATTGCCTTTCACCGGCGATTCGATGTGCCGCTGTTGATGTGGGAGTTCGACCATTTTCTCGAATATGGGATCACGGCCCGAATCGGACGACCGATGAAACCCGAGGACGAGAGGGCGATCCGAAGCGAGTTTCAACGCATCGCCGAACTCCTGGCCGGCCAACCGCAGGTGTTCGTCCATCGTGATTACCATTCACGCAATCTCATGGTCGACGGATCGCGCCTCGGTATCATTGATTTTCAAGATGCCCTCATGGGCCCGGCGACCTACGATTTGGCGTCGTTGTTGAAAGATGCCTACATTGAGTTGGATGATGCCGTGGTGGACGGGCTGGTCGATCATTTTCTCGACGGCCTTGCTGGCCATGGGCAGGGTTGGACCGATCGGGCCTCGTTCCGCCGGTTATTCGACTTCACCAGCATTCAACGCAACCTCAAAGCTGCCGGTCGGTTTGTCTACATCGATCAGGTCAAACACAATCCGAAGTTTCTCGCCGACATCCCTCGTGTCCTGGGCTACGTGAAGCGGAATTTGTCGAAGTATCCCGAACTGGCGGCATTACGTCAGCACGTGGCGCCCTACGTAGCCGAGTTGCAGCAGGCGTGA
- a CDS encoding sigma-54 dependent transcriptional regulator — MKAKVLIVDDDQDIVTMLQDRLDAGGYKTLTAADGLRGIELIEQESPNLVLLDLYLPRLKGMDVLKRMAQNKQFEDIPVIVMTAAGTIPDAVEAMRHGAYDFLTKPLEKDHLLIVIQKALERDSLKRQVAALQSDVQNRYATIVGDSSRIKGIIESAHRAANSDASILLLGESGTGKELFARSIHQWSPRQNMPMVVINCVALTETLLENELFGHERGAYTSADRLQKGKLEMAEGGTVFLDEIGDMPLPLQAKLLRVLQDKEFQRVGGTRSVSVNIRFVAATNKDLKQAVKAGQFREDLFFRLNVVSFTLPPLRERSEDIERLAEFFLKRHAYEAKRPGVSLSPSARAALTHYPWPGNIRELDNVLSRAVVLSPSDVIEPEFLALSPDDVTGKGHSEHALPYLSLTYHESMEAHSAYIIERALEKAAGNQTKAAEFLDLQRTYLARLIKQRKSTPDE; from the coding sequence ATGAAAGCCAAAGTATTAATTGTTGATGACGACCAGGACATCGTCACGATGTTGCAGGATCGTCTCGACGCGGGAGGCTACAAGACGCTGACGGCCGCCGATGGCCTGCGCGGCATCGAGCTGATCGAGCAAGAATCTCCGAATCTGGTTCTACTGGACCTCTACCTGCCTCGCCTCAAGGGCATGGACGTGCTCAAACGCATGGCCCAGAATAAACAATTCGAAGACATTCCCGTGATCGTCATGACTGCGGCCGGCACGATCCCCGACGCGGTAGAAGCGATGCGCCATGGCGCATATGACTTCCTCACCAAGCCCCTCGAAAAAGACCATCTCCTGATCGTGATCCAGAAGGCGTTGGAACGGGATTCCCTGAAGCGGCAGGTGGCCGCCCTCCAGTCGGACGTCCAGAACCGCTATGCCACCATCGTCGGCGACAGTTCGAGGATCAAGGGCATCATCGAATCCGCCCATCGCGCCGCCAACTCGGATGCCAGCATTCTCCTGCTTGGGGAAAGCGGCACCGGCAAAGAACTCTTTGCCCGCTCCATCCACCAGTGGAGCCCGCGCCAAAACATGCCGATGGTCGTCATCAATTGCGTGGCGCTCACGGAGACGTTGCTCGAGAACGAACTGTTCGGCCACGAGCGCGGCGCCTACACCAGCGCCGACCGGCTTCAAAAGGGCAAGCTTGAAATGGCGGAGGGGGGCACGGTGTTTCTCGATGAGATCGGGGATATGCCATTACCGTTGCAAGCCAAGCTGCTGCGCGTGCTGCAGGACAAGGAGTTCCAACGAGTCGGCGGCACGCGGTCGGTCTCCGTCAATATCCGATTTGTCGCAGCTACCAACAAGGATCTGAAGCAGGCCGTGAAGGCCGGGCAGTTCCGGGAAGATTTGTTTTTCCGGCTCAACGTCGTCAGTTTTACACTCCCTCCGTTACGGGAACGGAGTGAGGACATCGAGCGACTGGCCGAGTTCTTTCTCAAGCGGCATGCCTACGAAGCCAAACGCCCGGGCGTCTCGCTGAGCCCGTCGGCCCGTGCCGCGCTCACTCACTATCCCTGGCCCGGCAACATCCGCGAACTCGACAACGTGCTCTCACGCGCCGTGGTGCTCAGTCCAAGCGACGTGATTGAACCTGAATTTCTAGCCTTGTCGCCCGACGACGTGACAGGAAAAGGTCACTCGGAGCACGCGCTGCCCTACCTCAGCCTCACCTACCATGAGTCTATGGAAGCGCACAGCGCCTACATCATTGAGCGGGCATTGGAAAAAGCGGCGGGGAACCAGACCAAAGCAGCGGAGTTTCTCGACCTGCAGCGAACCTATCTGGCGCGACTGATTAAGCAGCGAAAATCCACTCCCGACGAGTAA
- a CDS encoding NDP-sugar synthase yields the protein MKAMILAAGLGTRLRPLTDITPKPLLPVAGTPMIVWNVLLLKRHGIQEVVINLHHLGAMIPQALGDGSAFGMHIRYSHEPVILGTGGGIKQAEPYFHGEPVLILNGDTLFELDLGALMAFHRERQAAATLVLRQDPEAARWGLVEVTDRGDVVRITGRGREGSASTTGRMFAGIHILHPRLLRDVPVGKESSIIDAYVRGIQEGERILGYDFSGYWSDVGTPERYAQAERDAAAGLLSLAARTPDGASRGTPVKREG from the coding sequence ATGAAAGCCATGATCCTCGCCGCGGGCCTCGGAACCAGGTTGAGGCCCCTCACCGATATCACACCGAAGCCGCTCCTTCCGGTTGCCGGCACGCCGATGATCGTCTGGAATGTGCTCCTCTTAAAGCGTCATGGCATTCAAGAGGTGGTGATCAACCTGCACCATTTGGGCGCGATGATCCCGCAGGCGCTGGGCGACGGTTCGGCATTCGGGATGCACATCCGGTATTCGCACGAACCCGTTATTCTCGGCACCGGCGGCGGGATCAAGCAGGCGGAACCGTACTTTCACGGTGAGCCGGTGCTGATTCTCAACGGCGATACGTTGTTCGAGCTGGATCTCGGCGCATTGATGGCGTTTCATCGCGAACGACAGGCTGCCGCGACGCTGGTGTTGCGACAGGATCCGGAGGCTGCTCGCTGGGGACTGGTTGAAGTCACGGATCGGGGCGACGTGGTACGGATTACGGGTCGTGGCCGGGAGGGATCGGCGTCGACGACCGGCCGCATGTTTGCCGGTATCCATATTCTGCATCCGCGCCTGTTGCGTGACGTGCCGGTGGGGAAGGAGTCCTCGATCATCGATGCCTATGTGCGTGGCATTCAGGAGGGGGAGCGAATTCTGGGATACGATTTCAGTGGCTACTGGAGCGATGTCGGCACCCCTGAACGGTATGCGCAAGCAGAGCGGGATGCGGCAGCCGGGTTACTGAGTCTCGCTGCCAGAACGCCTGATGGCGCGTCTCGGGGGACACCTGTGAAGCGTGAAGGGTGA